GTTTTCGATGCGATAGCTGACCCGGGTAACCGGCGTGTATATGGCGTCAATCGGAATGAGCCCCACTTCCCGTGATTCGGCGGCCATATGCTCCTCTGCCGGAACATAGCCCCGGCCCTTTTTCACGGTCAGTTCCATCTCCAGCGTCTTTTCGTCGTTGAGCGTGGCGATATGGAGTTCGGGGTTGACGATTTCGATGGTCGGGTCAGGCGTAAAGTCGGCCGCGGTGACCTCGCCCTGCTTGGTAACGTTCAGGAAGAGTTTGCGCGGCTCGCTGGAATTAAGCCTGATGCAAAGCTTCTTGAGGTTAAGGATAATGTCGGTGACGTCTTCGACAACACCTTCGATGGTGGCGAATTCGTGTTCCACGCCTTTGATGCGCACCGAAGTGACGGCGGCTCCGGCGATGGACGAAAGCAGTATTCGCCTCAACCCGTTGCCCAAAGTGTAGCCGATGCCTTTTTCGAACGGCTCGGCGGCAAAGCACCCGTAGGTGGTGGTCCTGGTCTTGTCATCAAGTACAATGCGATTGGGTAATTCAAATTCACGCCATTTAACCCTCATTTTTCTTCCTCCTCTCCCTAAAAAGGGAGCCTTACACTATCTGGTCGCAAATTCAACGACTAACTGCTCGTTAATCGGAACGGTTATATCTTCGCGTTTGGGCAGCTGGACAATCTGTATCTGGAGCGGGTCGGGCGTCAGCTTAACCCAATTGGGCAGAACATCTTTTTTGGTTTCGGCCACATAAGCTTTGACCAGGGTCTGGCTTTTAGCCCGTTTATAAACGGTAATCAAATCGCCGGCCTCAACTCTGTATGAAGGGATATTGACAATACGCCCGTTGACGGCCACGTGT
This Candidatus Brocadiia bacterium DNA region includes the following protein-coding sequences:
- a CDS encoding DNA-directed RNA polymerase subunit alpha, whose product is MRVKWREFELPNRIVLDDKTRTTTYGCFAAEPFEKGIGYTLGNGLRRILLSSIAGAAVTSVRIKGVEHEFATIEGVVEDVTDIILNLKKLCIRLNSSEPRKLFLNVTKQGEVTAADFTPDPTIEIVNPELHIATLNDEKTLEMELTVKKGRGYVPAEEHMAAESREVGLIPIDAIYTPVTRVSYRIENSRVGGRTDYDRLVLEVWTKGTVTPEMAMVEAAKIYRKHINPFVQYYDLGREIPLDEEKEKDKRKRDEYLADLKRKLSLPISELDLSVRATNCLKIEKFKTIKDLVSTNEVQMLEIHNFGKTSFKEVKKKMAEMGLSFGMDLNTIFVEKKAE